From Alteromonas australica, one genomic window encodes:
- a CDS encoding amidohydrolase family protein yields the protein MKKSTIYIADYILPMDDDNTLIENGGILVEDGIIKSIDASEELTVTFPHAEVVYLENQLLMPGLINTHCHSGMLRGTAEGLPVWDWLQQYIDPMHRVLLPEDASLSSWLCYAEALLSGTTCIVDMWRYMHGSAEAAEQLGIRACLVPYVAEHPDHNYFETLDTNEQLINQWHEKGDGRIQVWVGLEHLFYAEPHALTRIAAMCNDYNVGFHTHSNESQFDVEQTLARYQCRPLHALERQGLLEAPKVLLAHCVWVDESEISLMAHRNIGVAHNPISNMKLASGAAPVVEMLKAGIAVGLGTDGEKENNNLDMFEEMKTASLLAKFVKLDAATLDAWDVCKMATINGAKALGLAQTTGSLEVGKSADMISINLNTPRMTPLIASGPLMNIHHNLVHAVQGQDVNMTMVAGKVLVKNGKLLEHDIQTLIEQVNLAAPALFARRNAWMKTSGGSKNALNK from the coding sequence ATGAAAAAAAGTACAATTTATATAGCCGACTATATTCTCCCCATGGACGATGATAATACCTTAATTGAAAACGGAGGCATTCTAGTTGAAGACGGCATAATTAAGTCCATTGATGCCTCAGAAGAGTTAACCGTAACTTTTCCTCATGCAGAGGTTGTATACCTTGAGAATCAACTCCTAATGCCGGGTTTAATTAATACGCATTGCCACTCTGGCATGCTGCGAGGAACGGCGGAAGGCTTGCCTGTTTGGGATTGGTTACAACAGTATATTGACCCTATGCACCGTGTGCTATTGCCTGAAGACGCATCGTTATCTTCATGGTTATGCTATGCAGAAGCTTTATTGTCTGGCACCACTTGCATAGTGGATATGTGGCGATACATGCATGGCAGCGCCGAAGCTGCAGAGCAACTAGGCATTCGCGCGTGTTTAGTGCCGTATGTCGCCGAACACCCCGACCACAACTATTTTGAAACGTTAGATACCAATGAACAGTTAATCAATCAATGGCATGAAAAAGGTGATGGTCGCATTCAAGTTTGGGTGGGGTTAGAACATTTGTTTTACGCAGAGCCACACGCATTAACCCGAATAGCGGCAATGTGTAACGACTACAACGTAGGGTTTCACACTCACAGCAATGAAAGTCAATTTGACGTAGAACAAACGTTAGCGCGCTATCAGTGCCGCCCTTTACACGCGTTAGAGCGACAAGGTTTGCTAGAAGCTCCCAAGGTGTTACTTGCCCATTGCGTATGGGTGGATGAAAGTGAAATATCCCTTATGGCGCACCGAAACATCGGCGTTGCGCACAACCCTATCAGTAATATGAAGCTCGCGTCTGGCGCTGCCCCCGTGGTTGAGATGCTAAAAGCCGGTATTGCCGTAGGGTTAGGCACTGACGGTGAAAAAGAAAACAATAACCTAGATATGTTTGAAGAGATGAAAACTGCGTCGCTGTTGGCGAAGTTTGTCAAACTTGATGCCGCCACCTTGGATGCTTGGGATGTGTGCAAAATGGCCACTATTAATGGCGCAAAAGCCTTAGGGCTAGCGCAAACCACAGGCTCACTAGAAGTAGGTAAATCAGCAGATATGATCAGTATTAACCTGAACACCCCAAGAATGACGCCTCTCATTGCCTCAGGCCCCTTAATGAATATTCACCACAATTTGGTTCATGCCGTACAAGGGCAAGACGTGAACATGACCATGGTGGCGGGAAAGGTACTGGTTAAAAACGGAAAGCTGCTAGAACACGATATCCAAACCTTGATTGAGCAAGTCAATCTTGCCGCCCCCGCGCTCTTTGCTCGCAGAAATGCGTGGATGAAAACGTCAGGGGGAAGTAAAAACGCGCTGAATAAGTAG
- a CDS encoding DUF6768 family protein, with product MTTNSDDEIKRYLKQQSQELDSMLGEGLTDYLKLGFDSRFSGLMKLGYAIAIALSIVLFYCGYQFFTAPGADQVFWGVLLIVSFNAQVATKLWIFMQTNRNMLSKEMRMMEVRQRAWVEAKGLQ from the coding sequence ATGACGACTAATTCAGACGATGAGATTAAGCGCTACCTAAAACAGCAGTCGCAGGAGCTAGACAGCATGCTAGGTGAAGGTTTAACCGATTACCTAAAACTGGGGTTTGACAGTCGCTTTTCTGGCTTGATGAAGCTAGGCTATGCTATAGCGATAGCACTGAGCATAGTGCTATTTTACTGTGGCTATCAGTTTTTCACCGCGCCAGGTGCAGACCAAGTATTTTGGGGGGTATTACTCATAGTGAGTTTTAACGCACAGGTAGCCACCAAGCTTTGGATATTCATGCAAACCAACCGCAACATGCTTTCAAAAGAAATGCGCATGATGGAGGTTAGGCAGCGGGCATGGGTTGAGGCCAAAGGGTTGCAGTAA
- a CDS encoding RNA polymerase sigma factor, whose translation MTNADIELLVIELQFGDRAALGKLYQHFHVAMRKYALMRVKDSMVADDLVQNVWAKIAKRVTRLNDVSLFKSWLYKALRWEIIDWYRASRNEVLLDENIPEKTIELVFSEPLSPLRHLFTLPAKERDVAELFYLNDLNIKEISLVAGIPLGTVKSRLHRARTLLKKRISDTE comes from the coding sequence ATGACAAATGCAGACATAGAGTTACTGGTGATAGAACTTCAATTTGGCGATAGGGCTGCGCTTGGCAAACTCTATCAGCATTTTCATGTTGCCATGCGAAAATACGCATTAATGCGGGTTAAAGACAGTATGGTGGCAGACGATCTTGTTCAAAATGTATGGGCCAAAATTGCCAAACGAGTAACGCGATTGAACGACGTATCGCTGTTTAAAAGCTGGTTATACAAAGCGCTGCGGTGGGAAATAATCGACTGGTATAGAGCATCACGCAATGAAGTATTACTAGACGAAAATATCCCTGAAAAAACCATAGAGCTGGTCTTCAGCGAGCCCCTTTCACCCTTAAGGCATTTATTTACACTACCGGCGAAAGAACGAGATGTGGCAGAGCTGTTTTACCTTAACGATTTAAATATTAAAGAGATAAGCCTAGTGGCAGGAATACCACTAGGCACGGTTAAGTCGCGATTACACCGCGCACGCACCTTATTAAAAAAACGCATTTCAGATACGGAGTAA
- a CDS encoding vanadium-dependent haloperoxidase, translated as MANPHDYNAQVNRTLKSLSTRVKAADVAKSRADAALAASGGESIHNTNGDELLICKAMNFTKGLSHHGNTGLVANTDDYAALVKAIDSGDPADFKAINVGDPGQYKWRAWESASAGLTFDLQGPDSHAVTMCPPPGLSNKKAILTGEMAEVYAQALLRDVHFAAFSMPKESFLSFVGEHSRHYRSLKREQQNADSIVSMLNQFSFENRAAAAPFTLTTAFRGMTHGDVDGPYLSQFLLSGDTGLNHKNDTSPEHDASDGKIRYGAQVIDQRVRQASEENYLTDWDEWLHVQNGGDTGSLEHYKGNNRRFITTPRDLATFVHYDALYQAYLNACILLLNIKAPLSEGIPYTQSDEQDRQQGFALYGGPHILTLVTEVATRALKAVRYQKFNVHRRLRPEALAARIEKADILPDEVKPQFTAMRSEIDNAGLAEKLQHASGNLLLPMAFAEGSPMHPSYGAGHATVAGACVTMLKAFFNGANYLHVSKNGESISVDDQSYQSDYAFVPSPDGKRLRVVEVSRSLTLEGELNKLAANISIGRDWAGVHYYSDYRESLLMGEEIAMGILQEQTLTHNAKENLVFKFNQFTGTEVEIKNGEIKPT; from the coding sequence ATGGCTAATCCACATGATTACAATGCGCAAGTCAATCGTACTCTTAAAAGCCTCAGTACCAGAGTGAAAGCGGCAGATGTCGCGAAAAGCCGAGCCGACGCAGCGTTAGCTGCTTCCGGCGGTGAGTCTATCCATAACACCAATGGTGACGAGTTACTCATTTGCAAAGCAATGAATTTCACCAAAGGGTTATCACACCACGGCAACACAGGGTTAGTGGCTAATACTGATGACTACGCAGCCTTGGTGAAGGCTATTGACTCTGGCGACCCAGCAGATTTCAAAGCCATCAATGTGGGCGACCCGGGGCAATACAAATGGCGAGCTTGGGAAAGTGCTTCAGCCGGTTTAACTTTCGATTTACAAGGCCCAGACAGCCATGCTGTAACCATGTGCCCTCCTCCGGGGTTATCTAATAAAAAAGCGATTTTAACAGGCGAAATGGCCGAGGTTTACGCGCAAGCTTTATTGCGAGATGTACATTTCGCGGCCTTCTCTATGCCTAAAGAGAGCTTTTTATCTTTTGTTGGCGAGCATTCTCGGCATTACCGTTCGTTAAAAAGAGAGCAGCAAAACGCTGACAGCATTGTTTCTATGCTTAATCAATTTTCCTTTGAAAATCGAGCTGCTGCTGCGCCTTTCACATTAACAACCGCATTTAGGGGGATGACTCATGGGGATGTTGATGGCCCTTACCTTTCGCAGTTTTTGCTAAGTGGTGATACCGGTTTAAACCACAAAAACGACACTAGCCCAGAGCATGATGCTAGCGACGGTAAAATTCGCTACGGCGCACAAGTAATCGATCAGCGTGTTCGGCAAGCCAGCGAGGAAAATTATCTTACCGACTGGGACGAATGGCTTCATGTTCAAAATGGAGGAGACACCGGAAGCTTAGAGCATTACAAAGGAAACAATAGGCGATTTATCACTACCCCAAGAGACCTAGCCACCTTCGTGCATTACGACGCACTTTACCAAGCCTACTTGAATGCCTGTATTTTACTGTTGAATATCAAAGCGCCTTTGAGTGAAGGAATTCCTTATACCCAAAGTGACGAACAAGACAGACAGCAGGGCTTTGCCCTTTACGGTGGCCCACACATACTCACCTTAGTGACAGAGGTGGCAACCCGTGCACTTAAAGCCGTTCGATATCAAAAATTTAATGTACACCGGCGCTTACGCCCCGAAGCACTGGCTGCGCGTATTGAAAAAGCCGATATATTACCCGACGAAGTAAAGCCGCAATTTACGGCTATGCGGAGTGAAATAGACAACGCTGGGCTTGCAGAAAAATTACAGCACGCCTCAGGCAATTTGCTGTTACCTATGGCCTTTGCGGAAGGGTCACCCATGCACCCTTCTTATGGTGCTGGCCACGCTACCGTAGCGGGTGCATGTGTCACCATGCTAAAAGCGTTTTTCAATGGTGCAAACTATCTCCATGTTTCAAAAAACGGGGAAAGCATTAGCGTGGATGACCAAAGTTACCAAAGTGATTACGCTTTTGTGCCCTCCCCTGATGGAAAACGTTTAAGGGTTGTGGAAGTGAGTCGTTCGCTCACCTTAGAAGGCGAGCTCAACAAGCTGGCCGCTAACATTTCAATTGGACGCGATTGGGCAGGCGTGCATTACTACAGTGACTATCGCGAGTCACTATTAATGGGTGAGGAAATTGCGATGGGCATTTTACAGGAGCAAACACTCACCCATAATGCAAAAGAAAACCTGGTATTTAAATTTAATCAATTCACAGGCACAGAAGTGGAAATTAAGAACGGCGAAATTAAACCTACCTAG
- a CDS encoding metallophosphoesterase family protein, producing MKNRQRYTVVSAVFPRLLFIFLLWGACLLPLANAHAKALEKKQQIAFIADIHLHAPVAAAKGIPSALLPKDPATKQPVLLRSMQAQLHSTRLFNENSVVLRTALEDIAEQGIQLVALPGDFSDDGQPSNIEALNAILNEYTEKYGMRFFAINGNHDPVRPFTRPGGKANFLAAEGNEIRVVSPLHKDCISGKAVHCSDGVKEWGYKEIANALAAHGFQPHSSDILYETPFGTADLAKRAWQWCDDNVNCIAMPDMSYLVEPTEGLWLLAIDANVYIPESGSGMGKFKGSSNAGYNALREYKPQLIEWIANLVQRAKRENKLLVSFSHFPMADFYDDQASAMARVFGQNTMQLSRLPTAKTTAILANTGLKLHFGGHMHLFDISRIQPQGLLNVQVPSLAAYQPGYTVLKLDPSGEALIETKVVKNVPQFTRWFPIYAKERQFRRAHNLNVWDKNILNAPDYSSFTDEHLKQIIHHRYLVKEWPESVVNTLTQSTIGDIVARLGYTLSGPQYDEVLSQDAITLVYDFYRARNAGSFANLNGRRAFYRALDRVFRNRRPSLSITSQAANVKLTEQLEAVISMIIETVERASKDTAIQTLNLRD from the coding sequence ATGAAAAATCGCCAGCGGTACACAGTGGTTAGCGCCGTATTTCCCCGTCTTTTATTTATCTTTCTGCTTTGGGGAGCCTGCTTATTGCCCTTGGCTAATGCGCACGCCAAGGCGCTAGAAAAAAAACAGCAAATTGCTTTTATCGCCGATATTCATTTGCATGCGCCAGTGGCTGCGGCTAAAGGGATCCCTAGTGCGCTCTTGCCTAAGGATCCCGCGACGAAACAACCCGTATTGTTACGTAGTATGCAAGCACAGCTTCATTCTACTCGGTTATTTAATGAAAATAGTGTGGTGTTGCGTACCGCGTTAGAGGATATTGCTGAACAAGGTATTCAACTTGTCGCCCTGCCAGGTGACTTCTCAGATGATGGTCAACCATCCAATATCGAGGCCTTAAACGCCATTCTCAATGAATATACCGAAAAATACGGAATGCGCTTTTTTGCCATTAATGGTAATCACGACCCTGTTCGTCCGTTTACTAGGCCTGGGGGAAAGGCCAACTTTTTAGCGGCTGAAGGGAATGAGATTCGTGTTGTTAGCCCACTTCACAAAGACTGCATCAGTGGCAAGGCTGTTCATTGTAGCGATGGCGTCAAAGAGTGGGGATACAAAGAAATTGCCAACGCGCTGGCCGCCCATGGGTTTCAACCTCACAGTAGTGACATTTTGTATGAAACGCCTTTTGGTACTGCCGATTTAGCTAAACGGGCATGGCAATGGTGCGATGATAATGTCAACTGCATCGCCATGCCTGATATGAGTTACCTGGTGGAACCCACCGAAGGGCTTTGGCTATTAGCCATAGATGCCAATGTTTATATTCCAGAAAGCGGCAGTGGAATGGGAAAGTTTAAGGGGTCTAGCAATGCCGGTTATAACGCATTGCGAGAATATAAACCCCAACTTATTGAATGGATAGCGAATCTTGTACAGCGTGCCAAGCGAGAAAACAAACTTTTAGTGAGTTTTAGCCACTTTCCCATGGCCGATTTCTATGATGATCAAGCAAGCGCAATGGCGAGGGTGTTTGGGCAAAACACTATGCAGCTATCCCGTTTACCTACAGCAAAAACCACTGCAATACTTGCCAATACAGGGCTTAAGTTGCATTTCGGGGGGCATATGCATCTGTTTGATATAAGTCGCATACAACCCCAGGGTTTATTAAATGTGCAGGTACCGTCACTTGCGGCTTACCAACCTGGCTATACAGTGCTGAAACTGGACCCTTCTGGAGAGGCGCTAATAGAAACGAAAGTAGTGAAAAATGTGCCACAGTTTACCCGCTGGTTTCCCATTTACGCAAAAGAGAGGCAGTTCCGTCGAGCTCATAACTTGAACGTTTGGGATAAGAATATTCTTAACGCACCAGATTACTCATCGTTTACCGATGAGCACCTAAAACAGATTATTCACCATCGTTATTTAGTAAAAGAATGGCCTGAAAGTGTGGTTAACACATTAACCCAATCAACGATTGGCGATATTGTTGCTCGTTTGGGGTATACCCTGAGCGGGCCGCAATATGATGAGGTACTATCCCAAGACGCTATCACCTTGGTTTATGATTTCTATCGCGCAAGGAATGCGGGTAGCTTTGCCAATTTAAATGGAAGGCGCGCCTTTTACCGCGCGCTCGACCGAGTCTTTAGAAATCGACGACCTTCACTCTCCATCACTTCACAGGCTGCGAATGTGAAGCTAACAGAGCAACTGGAAGCCGTGATATCAATGATTATCGAAACGGTTGAACGCGCGAGTAAAGACACAGCAATACAAACCCTAAATTTAAGGGACTAA
- a CDS encoding Ca2+-dependent phosphoinositide-specific phospholipase C — translation MRFVSFVFGCCLILSAKAASLNEYQVIGSHNSYKKPLPVSLLAFLDKRAPGMWTKLNYSHPSLTEQLDMGLRQLEIDVVNDPQGGQYHAPETELLLNDTWFNDQQREHLAQPGFKVMHIPHLDMQTHCVLFSTCLTRLVTWSNAHPNHFPITILVNAKETQPDFISRPSPAPFSAQAYKRLDDEIAQLLKHKLVTPDEIRGEFNSLKRAVLTQGWPQLDSLRGKFLFIFDANTHQRAQYVKHAPSLKGRSMFISVPEEWDEAAIFIRNNPRNQLDDIRALVAQGFLVRTRADANLSATTDDMALQKQAAFASGAQFISTDFYAGALLSRQRGHVVSFESPPFVRSHPFLNNNVN, via the coding sequence ATGCGTTTCGTGTCTTTTGTATTCGGGTGCTGTCTTATCTTAAGTGCTAAGGCGGCTTCTCTTAATGAATATCAGGTTATTGGATCCCACAATAGCTACAAAAAACCATTACCTGTTTCGCTTTTGGCGTTTTTAGATAAACGTGCCCCTGGTATGTGGACAAAGCTCAACTACAGCCACCCATCGCTTACCGAGCAACTTGATATGGGGTTGCGACAGCTTGAAATCGATGTGGTAAACGACCCCCAAGGCGGGCAATACCACGCTCCTGAAACAGAGTTACTGTTAAACGACACCTGGTTCAATGATCAGCAGCGAGAACACCTGGCACAACCCGGTTTTAAGGTTATGCATATCCCTCATTTGGATATGCAAACTCACTGCGTTCTCTTTAGCACCTGTTTGACGCGTCTTGTGACTTGGTCCAATGCGCACCCTAATCATTTCCCCATCACCATTTTAGTGAACGCGAAAGAAACCCAGCCTGACTTTATCTCTCGACCTTCACCAGCGCCCTTTTCAGCACAAGCCTATAAGCGCCTAGATGACGAAATAGCGCAGTTACTTAAACATAAACTGGTTACGCCCGACGAGATTCGCGGTGAATTTAACTCCCTCAAGCGGGCAGTGCTAACGCAAGGTTGGCCACAACTAGACAGCCTGCGCGGTAAGTTTTTATTTATCTTCGACGCCAACACCCACCAGCGCGCGCAATACGTGAAACACGCCCCCTCACTGAAAGGACGCAGCATGTTTATCTCGGTGCCTGAGGAGTGGGACGAAGCGGCTATTTTTATCCGCAACAACCCCCGCAACCAACTAGACGATATTCGGGCTTTGGTGGCGCAAGGTTTTTTAGTGCGCACCCGTGCAGATGCCAACCTAAGTGCCACCACTGACGACATGGCATTACAAAAGCAAGCGGCATTCGCCAGTGGTGCACAGTTTATTTCTACCGATTTTTACGCAGGCGCTTTGCTGTCAAGGCAAAGGGGTCATGTGGTCTCTTTTGAGTCACCCCCCTTCGTACGAAGTCATCCTTTTTTAAACAATAACGTCAATTAA
- a CDS encoding TonB-dependent receptor → MQHTFKKALIAVAVTSSFASLPQVSLAQEADDDMIEQIVVSGFRSSLIKAKDLKKDALGSQDSILAEDIADFPSLNLAESIQRIPGVTITREAGEGRQISLRGLNADFTQVQLNGMEALGTSSSAMDSRGTTNRSRSFDFNIFASELFNQIDVKKSYSAEMDEGGIGGTVKLYTAKPFDYDGMKAVVSAQAGDNSLTEDTSPRLAALVSNTWGDFGALFSLAYSKRDTAEQGYNTYRWRPRDAQGSDISALSAADQDAVNSGELRFSRGSRYSQFNSEQTRVGATVALQYRPSANLSFGLDALYGTLDSDRGEFHLQSRGSSSTALGCTGADYEGARYYCSSLTDIEFNANNEVIYSAWENTALHSESRDQSATTDISQMVFNADWTVTEALSVSGLLGYMKSEYESNSAKVYLESFADMTIDYREDRFYGTNSYVNGFDPTDIDEYRFHEIDLAEDKVDNSFAIAKLDSDYLLSDTSTLKFGVSIKDFEHSNNSEQIGNALRSEWQSGEISDVINPELVYVNNVHEKQSWLSTDVTGVLTTFNVDRNLSYSDQPDEVTEQTTALYITYEKDFLLENSEVRTSFGLRYFDTDIESSGLVNGTEYVTVERQYDDILPTFNLAWYATEKLVLRASAGKNVTRPTLGSLSVSGTVNTDPLFGSSGLNINAGNPGLQPFETLNMEVSAEYYFDEVGYASVTYFQKDIDNFIATTIVPVAYGDTGYPLDLIEGMVDEDGNPQTANTLYTFSQPQNLDDSDFSGWELAFQRDFDFLPAPFNNMGAIVNYTYAEGESLHNVLVDGESTEVYRPFYGLSENTYNATLYYETSHWGMRVSLAHRDDYLTQVETSSSDQDEAGFHGTTYWDFSAFYDVSEKIKLSFEGINLSDEREEQYSDSDDRLYNTTVSGRTFYLGVTYEF, encoded by the coding sequence ATGCAACACACATTCAAAAAAGCCCTGATCGCCGTTGCGGTCACCTCGTCATTCGCCTCGCTGCCACAGGTGTCTTTAGCACAAGAAGCTGATGACGACATGATTGAGCAAATTGTGGTCAGTGGCTTTAGAAGCTCTTTGATTAAAGCGAAAGATTTGAAAAAAGATGCGTTAGGATCTCAAGACTCCATTCTTGCAGAAGATATCGCTGACTTTCCTAGTCTCAACCTAGCCGAATCTATTCAGCGTATTCCTGGTGTCACCATTACTCGAGAAGCCGGTGAAGGTAGACAAATTTCACTACGAGGCCTAAACGCAGATTTTACCCAGGTACAACTTAACGGAATGGAAGCCTTAGGTACGTCGTCTTCAGCCATGGACAGTCGTGGCACCACTAACCGCTCTCGTTCTTTTGATTTTAATATATTTGCTTCTGAACTCTTTAATCAAATTGATGTTAAAAAGAGTTATTCCGCCGAAATGGATGAAGGCGGTATTGGTGGCACTGTGAAACTTTATACCGCAAAACCCTTCGACTACGATGGCATGAAAGCGGTGGTGAGCGCGCAAGCGGGTGACAACTCACTCACAGAAGACACCAGCCCTCGATTAGCCGCATTGGTATCAAATACGTGGGGCGACTTCGGCGCACTTTTCTCATTAGCTTATAGTAAACGAGACACCGCTGAGCAAGGCTATAACACCTATCGCTGGCGCCCAAGAGATGCGCAAGGCTCTGACATATCAGCCCTTTCAGCTGCCGACCAAGATGCTGTTAACAGTGGGGAATTACGATTCTCTCGCGGCAGCCGCTATTCCCAATTTAACAGCGAACAAACCCGTGTTGGGGCTACCGTGGCGTTGCAATATCGCCCAAGCGCCAATCTTTCGTTTGGCCTAGACGCCCTTTACGGCACGTTAGATAGTGATCGAGGTGAGTTTCACCTCCAAAGCCGAGGCTCAAGCTCTACAGCTTTAGGGTGTACGGGCGCCGATTACGAGGGTGCGCGTTATTACTGCTCTAGCCTAACCGACATTGAGTTTAACGCTAACAACGAAGTGATTTACTCGGCGTGGGAAAACACCGCGCTGCACTCGGAAAGCCGCGATCAAAGCGCCACTACCGATATCTCTCAGATGGTATTTAACGCCGATTGGACAGTCACAGAGGCGCTTTCTGTCTCTGGCCTACTCGGTTATATGAAGAGTGAGTACGAAAGTAATAGTGCCAAAGTGTATTTAGAGTCATTTGCTGACATGACAATAGACTACCGCGAAGACCGTTTTTACGGCACTAACAGCTACGTAAACGGCTTTGATCCTACCGATATTGACGAATACCGCTTCCACGAAATTGATTTAGCCGAAGACAAGGTGGATAACAGTTTCGCTATCGCGAAGCTCGATAGCGACTACTTACTTTCTGACACCAGCACCTTAAAGTTTGGGGTGTCTATTAAAGACTTCGAGCATAGTAATAACTCTGAACAGATTGGCAATGCGTTACGAAGCGAATGGCAAAGTGGCGAAATAAGCGACGTCATTAACCCTGAGTTAGTTTACGTTAATAATGTGCATGAAAAACAAAGCTGGTTAAGCACAGACGTCACCGGTGTTTTAACTACCTTTAATGTAGACAGAAACCTTTCGTACTCTGACCAACCCGACGAAGTCACAGAACAAACTACAGCCCTGTACATCACCTACGAAAAAGACTTCTTACTTGAAAACTCGGAAGTACGAACCAGTTTTGGTTTGCGCTATTTTGATACCGACATTGAGTCTAGCGGCTTAGTGAACGGCACTGAATATGTCACCGTAGAACGCCAGTACGACGACATACTGCCTACCTTCAACCTAGCCTGGTATGCAACAGAAAAACTGGTGTTGCGAGCTAGCGCGGGTAAAAACGTTACGCGCCCTACATTAGGCAGCCTGTCAGTGTCTGGTACTGTGAATACCGACCCGTTATTTGGTTCTAGCGGCTTAAACATTAATGCGGGTAATCCCGGCTTGCAACCGTTTGAAACCCTCAATATGGAAGTCAGTGCAGAGTATTATTTTGACGAAGTGGGATACGCGTCTGTAACCTATTTCCAAAAAGACATTGATAACTTTATTGCCACCACCATCGTGCCGGTTGCTTATGGTGATACCGGTTATCCTCTCGACCTTATCGAAGGTATGGTCGATGAAGATGGCAATCCACAAACCGCCAATACCCTGTATACGTTCTCCCAACCGCAAAATCTTGATGACAGCGACTTTTCTGGCTGGGAGCTCGCATTTCAGCGTGATTTCGATTTCTTACCTGCCCCGTTTAACAATATGGGCGCCATCGTAAACTACACCTACGCTGAAGGTGAATCCCTTCACAATGTGCTGGTTGATGGTGAAAGTACTGAAGTTTATCGCCCGTTTTATGGGCTGTCAGAAAACACGTACAACGCAACCCTATACTATGAAACAAGTCATTGGGGTATGCGTGTATCCTTGGCACACCGTGATGATTACCTTACTCAGGTAGAAACCTCTAGTTCTGATCAAGATGAAGCCGGTTTTCATGGCACAACGTATTGGGACTTTTCAGCCTTTTATGATGTCAGTGAGAAAATCAAACTCTCCTTTGAAGGGATTAACTTAAGTGATGAGCGTGAAGAACAGTACAGTGACTCTGACGACCGTTTATATAACACCACGGTAAGCGGCAGAACCTTCTACCTTGGGGTAACTTACGAGTTCTAA